Within Vigna unguiculata cultivar IT97K-499-35 chromosome 2, ASM411807v1, whole genome shotgun sequence, the genomic segment gcaaaaaacaaatattagactaataataataaaattttaacataaatcatgtatcttttaaacttcaatatatgttggatggagaaaaagaaatcatgaaaattacattaaatttttatattgtagtaaactaaatttatatatacaattatactGACAAAATTACAACATGAttgataataagttaaaaaataaaaaataattatataaaatatatcaaaatagtattctacatgatgaaaataaacaacaaataaaaatattaaaaaattaacaaatgtgtgtcttagaaacaatttgagagactattgaatgaaatcgcacaaagataaaataaatgtataattaagggtatgataagatgaaaaatatcttagaagtttgagaaaacttttcaaatatcaacatgtatagttaatggttgagaaataatgaaaattgttttagcgattcaaaagagttcttcaaatggaacaaaaattaataataataagtaaagaataattttttttatattacctagtaaatgaaaggtttatgctattaaacacttaaattgagagtgttaaatattctcatgtgaaagaaaagtatacaataaataaaaatattaaaaaataataaaaatattcaaaggtgagacataaatatttaattaacatacatcatttgaacatacCCATAGCCAGTCAATGCGAGGATTCTCCGTCAAAATGGGGACGAATTTGGGTAATACACATGTGGGCGAGTTTATTTGACATCTCTAGTGTTAAACTCACATGAATCTTAGCAAATATAGTGATGCACATGCAATCCTTtgtttatatacaaaaatttttaTGTCAAATTCATTGCATTagatcaatttataattatactgttttatttgtagataaaaaaaaatttaaaaattatttgtttttaaaagaagAGATGCATAAGACACAAAATTAGGagagaaataaatataagaaaataatggttagttatactaacattttacttttgcaattcattttctaaaaacttcattattaataatactaacTATTTATTAGAGAGTAAAAGAATTTAGATAGAgcgattttaaaataaaaaataccataaaaatgaatttaattagaTGGAATTTCTCTGTATCTTTCTACCTTCTAACTAATAGGAgctatatttatacaaaaagaaaaaaatagacaaaatatAACTTCTAATATAAgttaagaaaaatgaagaaggatgtagctaaagaaaaatgaaaaaggaagaataaagaataatgAGTTAGACTTTACCCAATTTGGAAGGGAATAACAAAAATCCTATTTGGGCACAAACCATGAATTAAACAATTAAGCATGCTGAGAGATAACTACAcacatttgagttgtacttttCGTTATGAAATAATAATGCTTAACACAAAAACCATTATTTAAGACATTATTTGCATTGTTCAATTAcacaaaagaaatcaaaatgGAAAAGAGCTTAAAAATTCTCTGGGTTTTTTCCATAATCATAACTCAACAATTAGCATTCTTGGCCAATGCCTCACATTCTAGAAAGAGGATTGTGCCAGCTTTGTACGTTTTTGGTGATTCAACTGTAGACGCTGGAAATAATAACAATCTCAACACACTTGCCAAGGCAAATGCATTTCCCTATGGCATTGACTTCAATAACTGTTCCACGGGAAGGTTTAGCAATGGCAAAACCTTTGCTGACCTTATTGGTAACTTTTCCACCCTCCTTCTTAAACATTGTGTCTGTCTTTTTTTGGTTGCTATTTTGTTTCCATGCAAACATAAAAAAACCAATATTACACGgatttttatgcttttattgTCCTTTTGTAGCTATTAGATTGGGTTTGCCAATGCCACCTCCATACTTGGGTGTGCCCAAGTTCGAGAGACATAAAGTAATCACAGGACTTAACTATGCATCAGGCTCTTGTGGAATCTTGAATTCAACCAGAGCAGTaagattcaaaataaataaatatagagtttaatatgttgttttttctcaatttttttccaaaaatatgcttcatctttaaaaattgtatatttatttctttgcattttatgaAAGTCATATAAAATTTCCTTTTAACAAACAACACATGGAAGTTATATTCTAATTAATTGTGGAACTCCAtttatcatataataaatagtTCGAATGTTGTTTGTTGAAAAGAtgttttatataacttttataaaatacatgaagaaaataaaatatattcaatctagaaaaaatataatttttaaaagtaacttcaggataaaaaaaaaaacatatttggcccataaataaaatttcttcttcaatttatttctcatcatatttttattttgtgacaAAGGGAGATTGCTTGTCTTTAGACAAACAAATTGAATACTTCACCTCAACTATGACCAATGATCTTCCAAGAAGCATACATATCAAAACAAAACTAAGGCATTACTTAGCCAATTCCATATATCTCTTATCAATTGGATCTAATGATTACATGCTGAATTATTTGAAGTACCCAAATGGAACCAATAATAATCTAAATCCAGAAAAATATGCAGAATACCTACTTGAGCAATTGGCTTCACGTATCAAGGTAgtcttttaataaatgttttgaattaTATGTTGATTTCTAACATGTagtaattgttaaattttaatatgtcaCCTTTCAATTAAGTATTTTACATGTCATAAgtatttaattttccccaaagaatgtgaaaaatgtgtttccttcattatttctttttcccCAGAGAATTTATGATCTTGGAGCTCGGAAGTTTGTGGTAAGTAGAATAGGTCAAATTGGATGCACACCAACATGTGTTATAAGGACACCATATTTCCAAAAATGCAATGAAGATATAAATCAAAAGGTTAAACACTACTCAGACAAACTCCCCGGGAAGTTACGAGAGCTGCAAACCCAACTCCCACATTCACTCTTCATTAATTTGGATAATTACAATTTCTCCCAGAAAATAAGAAAGTCGCCTGAAAATTTTGGTAAACAATGTTTACCATTAATCTGTTGAAAAAAAGGAATTAAGAAATTCGTGTGTTTTTTGTATTCCAATAGGATCATtactaatacttttatttatcacattttcagggttcaaaaatattattgactCGTGTGTCCAAGGAAGGAAACCTTGTGCAAACCGGAATGAATATTACTTTTTTGACTTTGCTCACCCTACTGAagctacaaataaaatatatgcaaaCGAGTGTTTTAGTGGAACCCAATTATGTCTTCCTTACAATATTCCGAAATTGATTCATGCACACTAAAGTATTTGTACCACGTTCTTGTAGAAATAtatcatcaaaatttttgtgttatttattttttcactttatctttatatatgataaacaagttatactttggttaaaatgttttatgtttctgaacaattttttcaattcaaattaaaaatgaccTGTACTATATAGtagagagaaaaaagagaaaaatacaatacatattGTGGGAAACGATGTTTTTGGggatcaaagataaaaaatttgagTTTTAGGAGGGTGATGAATGATTACATGGAAGGTGGATAAtggcttttttgtatttcagggtcgttttgaaatgaaatttgtaaaaataggtcttttgaatttttttttgtaatataggGACAAGTCGTCAGGTTACAGGACGACATTACATGTAAAGTCATCCTATATCCTGCcgatttctattttttttaaaatacaaagtCGTCATGCATGAAAACGATTTTGGTTTCGAAGAAAAAGTGAAGTTGTCAGGCCATGTGACGACTTCACTTtccaattctttttttaatttttttaacccgttgacatattaaattattttttataagttttggtTTGGTGTGTAAGTATGGATTTTACTTGAAAGATCGTGCAAATTTATGGAAAGCAGGGTGATTCAGAGCAGATGAGAGAGAGGGAGATACGTGAGAAGCAGAGGTAAAGGTTTTAGCACAGATAAATCAACAATCTTTTTTTAAAGGAATTAgaataaccttttttttatatgtaggAAAGGATGCATGCTCTTCAGGAATCTATAAAAGACCCACTTTGTAAAAAAATCAAAGGGAAGTGCAAggtgttacaaaaaaaaaaaaaaatcgaaaagtgaagtcgtcatgtaacttgacgacttcact encodes:
- the LOC114173600 gene encoding GDSL esterase/lipase At2g03980-like, giving the protein MEKSLKILWVFSIIITQQLAFLANASHSRKRIVPALYVFGDSTVDAGNNNNLNTLAKANAFPYGIDFNNCSTGRFSNGKTFADLIAIRLGLPMPPPYLGVPKFERHKVITGLNYASGSCGILNSTRAGDCLSLDKQIEYFTSTMTNDLPRSIHIKTKLRHYLANSIYLLSIGSNDYMLNYLKYPNGTNNNLNPEKYAEYLLEQLASRIKRIYDLGARKFVVSRIGQIGCTPTCVIRTPYFQKCNEDINQKVKHYSDKLPGKLRELQTQLPHSLFINLDNYNFSQKIRKSPENFGFKNIIDSCVQGRKPCANRNEYYFFDFAHPTEATNKIYANECFSGTQLCLPYNIPKLIHAH